The following are encoded in a window of Episyrphus balteatus chromosome X, idEpiBalt1.1, whole genome shotgun sequence genomic DNA:
- the LOC129920541 gene encoding ras-related protein Rap1 — translation MREYKIVVLGSGGVGKSALTVQFVQGIFVEKYDPTIEDSYRKQVEVEGQQCMLEILDTAGTEQFTAMRDLYMKNGQGFVLVYSITAQSTFNDLQDLREQILRVKDTDDVPMVLVGNKCDLEDERVVGKELGKSLAAQFNCAFMETSAKAKVNVNEIFYDLVRQINKKSPEKKLKQKKKSICVLL, via the exons atgCGTGAATACAAAATTGTTGTCCTTGGCAGTGGGGGTGTTGGAAAATCAGCATTGACAGTGCAATTTGTTCAA ggtaTTTTCGTGGAAAAATATGATCCCACCATCGAAGACAGTTACAGAAAACAAGTCGAAGTGGAGGGCCAACAGTGTATGTTGGAAATTTTGGACACTGCTGGAACT GAACAATTTACCGCCATGAGAGATTTGTACATGAAAAACGGTCAAGgttttgttttagtttattCAATAACAGCACAATCAACATTTAATGATCTTCAAGATCTTCGGGAACAAATTTTAAGAGTTAag gataCAGATGATGTTCCAATGGTACTGGTAGGGAACAAATGCGATTTGGAAGACGAGCGAGTAGTTGGCAAAGAATTGGGAAAAAGTCTTGCAGCACAATTTAACTGTGCTTTCATGGAAACATCTGCCAAAGCAAAAGTTAATGTAAACGAA ATATTCTATGATTTAGTTCGACAAATAAATAAGAAATCACCCGAGAAGaaacttaaacaaaagaaaaaatctatttgTGTCCTCCTATAA
- the LOC129920532 gene encoding lamin-C: MSSAKRVSRTSTSTPTPTGAGSAGNRSSSPRSPTRTSRLQEKAELQNLNDRLACYIDRVRNLENENSRLTVEVHTARETVTREVSNIKAIYEHELSAARKLLDETARDKAKLEIENKRLWDENDDLKIRLDKKTKDLNVAENSARVYESRCSELTGKYNNANADRKKAQDEARELLKENERLRALLEDLRKQLEQETLARVDLENANQSLREELSFKDQIHSQELTETRSRRQVEISEIDGRLSQQYEAKLQQSLQELRDQYEQQMQANRNDIILLYDNKAKNLQSAATRNANAASQMSEELRISRTKIDSLNSRIGELESQNATLNGRLRDMEKLFDHERARHNQETSLLEAELNRMREEMAQQLQEYQDLMDIKVSLDLEIAAYDKLLRGEEHRLNMSPGGTATTSSNSSAMRSSRLISSAAPSGSQLSAGVKRRRTVVDESEDRSVSEYSVNATSKGDIQILEADSEGRFIKLQNKSNDEVNLTGWQLIRFAGDNELAYKFGRGTKIDGGATLTIWSVDAGSHEPPLSIQMKKKWPTSDTMKTILMNTDREDVAAYERIKSNVSSHASRHRTTGSGFTLGSSATSTGVRSLFSMLF; encoded by the exons atgtcttCTGCAAAACGTGTATCAAGAACCAGCACATCAACTCCAACCCCAACAGGGGCTGGCAGTGCTGGAAATAGGTCCTCCAGTCCAAGAAGTCCAACACGCACAAGTCGCCTTCAGGAGAAGGCAGAACTTCAGAATCTCAATGATCGTCTTGCATGTTATATCGATCGTGTTcgaaatttggaaaatgaaaattcccGATTGACCGTTGAAGTACATACGGCACGTGAAACGGTCACTCGAGAAGTTTCAAATATTAAAGCCATATATGAACATGAATTGTCAGCTGCACGAAAACTTTTAGACGAAACGGCTCGTGATAAGGCTAAATTAGAAATTGAAAACAAACGACTTTGGGATGAGAATGATGATCTTAAAATCAG ACtcgacaaaaaaacaaaagatcttAATGTTGCTGAGAATAGTGCTCGCGTATATGAATCTCGTTGCAGTGAATTAACTGGCAAATACAACAATGCCAATGCCGATCGTAAAAAGGCTCAAGACGAAGCCAGAGAATTACTCAAAGAAAACGAAAGGTTGCGTGCATTGCTCGAAGATTTGCGCAAACAACTTGAACAAGAAACGCTAGCCCGTGTTGACCTTGAAAATGCCAATCAAAGTCTACGCGAGGAATTATCCTTCAAGGATCAAATTCATTCGCAAGAATTAACCGAAACACGCAGTCGGCGACAAGTTGAAATTAGTGAAATTGATGGTCGCTTATCGCAACAATATGAAGCTAAATTGCAGCAATCATTGCAAGAACTTCGTGATCAATACGAACAACAAATGCAAGCTAATAgaaatgatattattttgttatatgataataaagctaaaaatttgCAAAGTGCTGCAACTCGCAATGCCAATGCTGCCTCTCAAATGTCTGAAGAATTACGTATTAGTCGTACAAAAATTGATTCTTTAAATTCACGTATTGGTGAATTAGAGTCTCAGAATGCTACTCTTAAC GGTCGCCTTCGTGATatggaaaaactttttgacCATGAACGTGCTCGTCACAATCAAGAAACTTCCCTTCTCGAAGCTGAACTTAATCGTATGCGCGAGGAAATGGCTCAGCAACTTCAAGAATACCAGGATCTTATGGATATCAAAGTATCACTTGACTTGGAGATAGCTGCTTATGACAAGCTATTACGCGGCGAGGAACATCGTCTAAATATGTCCCCTGGCGGAACTGCAACAACTTCTTCAAATTCATCAGCAATGCGTTCAAGTCGTCTTATTTCGTCAGCAGCTCCATCTGGTAGTCAATTATCGGCTGGCGTTAAACGTCGTCGTACCGTAGTCGATGAATCTGAAGATCGAAGTGTCTCCGAGTACTCAGTAAATGCAACATCTAAAGGTGATATTCAAATATTGGAAGCTGATAGTGAAGGTCGTTTTATTAAACTTCAAAACAAAAGCAACGATGAAGTTAATTTAACTGGATGGCAATTGATTCGTTTTGCTGGTGATAATGAGCTTGCTTATAAATTTGGACGTGGAACGAAAATTGATGGCGGAGCAACGCTTACCATTTGGTCTGTAGATGCAGGAAGTCATGAGCCACCATTAAGTAttcaaatgaagaaaaaatggcCAACTAGTGATACTATGAAGACGATTCTAATGAATACAGATCGAGAA